Genomic segment of Panicum virgatum strain AP13 chromosome 2K, P.virgatum_v5, whole genome shotgun sequence:
gttggtgttaccaatccggacaaaaggcccctccacgtgatagttcaaaatgaagttattctatactgagtcacgtgtactacttaggtgagttggcaaggaaACCATGCGCTAGGCAAGAGGTCTTGGGATCAAATCCCGTGGTgtgcaaaaaaatatttagcgTCGGAAGCCtcgtcccggttccaaaaccgggacaaaagccagtttggaaccgggacaaaaggctgaaTCTGTAGTACCAGGAGCTTAATGCATTTGAAAGAGGCCATGGCCCCTTCTTACTTATGAAAATCTGCACTAAATGAACAGTAAATCAGCTATTGTTCATTGATTTTCAAGACAAAGTATCATAGTTGCCCCCTCTATTACTCGCTCAAGCTCCGCCAATGCATGTATGGATTCTTGAACTTTTACTATAAACGGCTTCCATTCATGTTTTTTTGTTATCTGGCCGGCCTTTTCCTGCAATATTACCACTTcctcatcagaacacacccaatctcTCTTTTTCGGCCGACAAATTTCATTGAAATTTTAACTATTCTTTGACATCGGGAAGCAGTTGAAATTAACGTGTGGTTTTCTCATCTAAAGAAGCAATCTCTAGAACTTAATTAGTACAACTAGCTTTTCTGATACAATCCTTGTGATAAATCTTACCGCCAAACCATCCTTGTTTGGACATATGACTAAAGAGATAAAAATGTTAGGCACAGTACAGAAAGGTCATTCATTTTTTTGCCAGAGAACTAATACACAAAGATATTTGAGGCAAACTAGTAGCACCGcatctctctctcaaaaaaaaatccacaaCAGATGCAGCCCGAGCCCACCAAGAAATTATTAATTAGACGCGCGTGTATTTCGGCCCGTACTAAACTGAGCccaaatgaagtttatttgagcCCAGCTACCCAGTTTAACTGATCTTGTGCTGTTGATTGGCAGGTACCTGGCGGCGAAGAGCGAGGCGGACCACTACAACCGCGAGCTGCAGCGCGAGCAGGAGGAGATCGACACCGTCCCCGACGTCGGTAAGCCaccgccggcccggccggcgagctcctcacAATCTCACGGCAATGCACCATGACCATGGTTCCCTGACTGCTCGCTCTCGCAGAGGCCGCCGAGATCGCCGACATCCTGTCGCAGTACGGGCTGGGCCCCGCGGAGTACGGCCCCGTGGTGGCCTCCCTCCGCGGCAACCCCGCGGCGTGGCTCGAGTTCATGATGAGGTTCGAGCTGGGGCTGGAGCGGCCCGAGCCCCGGCGCGCGCTGGtgagcgccgccaccatcgcgcTCTCCTACGTCGCCGGCGGGCTGGTGCCGCTGCTCCCCTACGTGTtcgtgccgcgcgcggggcGCGCCATGGCCGTCTCCGTCGCCGTCACGCTCGCCGCGCTGCTCTTCTTCGGCTTCGTCAAGGGCCGCTTCACCGGCGACCGCCCCTTCCTCAGCGCCCTCCAGACCACCGTCGTCGGCGCcctcgcctccgctgccgccttcGCCATGGCCAGGGCCGTGCAGTCCAT
This window contains:
- the LOC120678911 gene encoding vacuolar iron transporter 2; its protein translation is MALIGGSKAFVQDEEKQRLLLEEHTEKHFTASEVVRDIIIGVSDGLTVPFALAAGLSGANASSALVLTAGLAEVAAGAISMGLGGYLAAKSEADHYNRELQREQEEIDTVPDVEAAEIADILSQYGLGPAEYGPVVASLRGNPAAWLEFMMRFELGLERPEPRRALVSAATIALSYVAGGLVPLLPYVFVPRAGRAMAVSVAVTLAALLFFGFVKGRFTGDRPFLSALQTTVVGALASAAAFAMARAVQSI